From the genome of Bombus affinis isolate iyBomAffi1 unplaced genomic scaffold, iyBomAffi1.2 ctg00000070.1, whole genome shotgun sequence:
ctaccctgtctaagctattcgagaggatgctcacgaatcgtctccttccactcctagaagaattgaagactctcccagatcaccaatgcggcttccgaaaacaacactcaacagtagagcaaatccaccgcataacccacataatcagccaaacacttgaaaagagaaaatactgctcagccgtattcctagacatccaacaggcattcgataaagtatggcatgaagggctactctacaagcttaaaaaaatcctaccccacccatactactccatcttaaaatcctacctaaccaacagacaattcatagttaaatgtataggcgccacttccgcaacattcccaataaaatccggcataccgcaaggtagtgtcctcggacccctactattctccatctacactgccgacttacccatatcaaacgaggtaacaatagcaacatttgccgacgacacagcactattagctacccacgcagacccggcaattgcctcatccactctccagcgaagtctcgactccatggaaaagtggttccaaaaatggggttttaaaataaacgaaaaaaaatcttcccatgtaaccttcacgctccgaaaacaaacctgcccccaggtcaccattaacaacacaataatcccaagcaaggactccgtaagatacctgggcatgaccctggacaggaggctaacttgggaaaaacatatctccgaaaaaacaaagcaactaaaggaaaaactaagaaaattctattggctcacgggccgacgctccaaactaaacatacagaacaaaataaccctctacaaggccgtaataaaacctgtctggacctacggaatccaactatggggaacagcaagtaactccaacattgaaatactccaacgcttccaattgaaaacgctaagatccctattaaatgcaccctggtatgttaccaacgaaacaatccaccgagacctcaagatacctacagtcaaagatgaaatacacaagtccagaagcagatatagcacaagagtcaacaaccaccacaacccactagtcacccaactactggacacgacggaccgatctacatttatcatattttatataaaattagaagggacctttaaaaaattgcatgcaacaacacacttacaggtactcttgaattagtttctctacatgtccgattatgtctttatatgtatatgtcaattcaaatttattttcttaaatgtcccttaatgaaaaactaacacttcatattaactttgaacttttgagttcttagaatattctgatttagtcactggctataccataaattcatttacagatattatatttccaccaagagctagttttattatgagccttcctgcatcatcatcgaatccttctatttgaccataattattactttgttttccagctataattttcacaaatgttcctttctcgattttaacttcttcctcttcttttttggaatctgtatttttcttctgcaatgctactttgtctgctccaagacccataccttttggtcgtaattctggtatgacagctgctactaatctgtaatagttagaataaacgattgtgaaataaaaaatgatattctctgtttactttccaataagtgatgtattaaatacatataattaatttaatccagagtaaaattcatacttttcatttcaaccaattccctttcttggttgccatcccattccccttaacattgctacaccaaaagcatcaataggaattttttcataatcttctaacgtagactgaaaaatagaaaacgatatttataatatgcaaatgtaatacatctgtgcattgcacatcaatatgttgataacgtacctgttctttgcctcttaatgattcatcttctactaaaggtaaagttaaatcatttgttttagtttcatatttattctttgacttaagttcctcaatgatttctttcgtcgcttgctcttctaaagtaacaactttattttcactatcttcaactggctctttctttattgatattattggcgatgtttttccattagatagctttgattttgcctcgttaacactagcgtctcctaccttttccttatctgccttcggaaggaaaatgtctgcatctattttattaagaattctatcatgccaggttttttaacctagtaatggaataattagaggttcatcttttttttcttcctcactgaaataaaaaaattgttttcaaatatatatattccgctattggtgatttttataggttagattgaggttatatgtttcttgattataaattttactttttgaactcaccctcctattactttaatacctttctcatcaaggcattcaatgtaatcaactttctttttttcttgtggaatagcattttttaacacaggtttcttaatagatttcgcaaaaccgaaggaaatcttctttccttcttctgccatttatttgttattttaacactgacttatagatcaatacacatgtatatact
Proteins encoded in this window:
- the LOC126927031 gene encoding G-patch domain and KOW motifs-containing protein-like isoform X25, whose amino-acid sequence is MAEEGKKISFGFAKSIKKPVLKNAIPQEKKKVDCIECLDEKGIKVIGEEEKKDEPLIIPLLGSKTWHDRILNKIDADIFLPKADKEKVGDASVNEAKSKLSNGKTSPIISIKKEPVEDSENKVVTLEEQATKEIIEELKSKNKYETKTNDLTLPLVEDESLRGKEQSTLEDYEKIPIDAFGVAMLRGMGWQPRKGIG